From the Longimicrobiales bacterium genome, the window CGCGAAGTCCTCCGCCTGAACACCGCGCACGCCATGGTGGCGCAGCACCATCGCGAGTGCGGCGCCACCGCAGAGCAGCTCGCTCTGCGGCACGAACGGCATTCCGAGAAGCGGCGTCGCGGCGGCTGTGCCAGGTGACTGCTGGGCCGAAACGGAGTGCGGGAGCGCAAGCACTGCACTCAGCAGCACTGCGCTCCCGCAGGCGAGCCATCGCACGTCAGTCGGCGATGAGCACGACGACGATGATGAGAAGCAGGATGATGATCAGCGTCGTCGCATTGAACGTGATCGACTGGCCTCCCGCCAGCGCAGCCTCCGCCGCGTGGAGGTGCGGCGCGATCCGCGCCAGCTGCTCCGCCGTCAGTGTACCGACCGCATCGTGCAGGCGGTCCGCATCGAGCGCGTTCGCTGCGGCAATCTCCCGCACGTCGTCACGCTGGAGCAGTCCCTGCAGGCGCGCGCGGTTCTGCTCCGCTGCCGCTGCGTGCTCCAGCACGGCCTGTTCGATTACATCGCCACCGGCGACGTGCGCCGGCTGCTGCGCTGCAGCCTCCTCCGCGCCCAGCGTCCCCGCCAATGCGAACACCACTGCTCCCACACCCATCCGCAACGCCTTCATGCTCACACCCCTGGCTGAGTTCCGGTTCCGGTTCGGCGGCGCGCTCGCGCAAGTAGGGTGCCGAATAGCGAAACGGCCGCCCACCTTGCGGTGAGCGGCCGTTCCTTCGTGCTGACGAACGATCCGGATCAGACCTTGGAGACGTTCTCGGCCTTGGGGCCCTTGGCCTCCTGGACGAGATCGAACTCGACCTGATCACCCTCGGCCAGCGAGCGGAAGCCCGAGCCCTGGATCGCGCTGTGGTGGACGAAGCAGTCCTTCGAGCCGTCCTCCGGCGTGATGAAGCCGAAGCCCTTGGTGTCGTTGAACCACTTCACGGTGCCACGTGTACGCATACCGTACTACTCCTCTTGGTGGATGAGGTCGAGCACGGTATACCCCGGACCGATCCATCATCACGTTCCCTGCGACGGTACCTTCCGCCGCTTACTGCGCCAACAACAACGGGGACAGGCGCACGCCAAGTCCCCGTCGGTCATCAACGCAATCACAAAGGTAATCGCGCGATCCGCGCAACACAAGGGGTTTCGCCGCAGGCCCGCATGGCGGGTGGGGCAGCCGCGCCGCCACGGCTCCGACGCCGACCGGGGCAAGCGGCCGACCACCTCCTGGGTGCCCGGCCGGGTTGTGCGGTCGGCCACCGTCCGGGCGGGCCTGCCGCTCCGGGCCGCTCCCGTGGGCGACCAGCCGCACGAGCCACCGCTTCCCTGCACGCCGGCGAGCCGGGCCTGCCACTCGGCCACCGCTTCCCTGCACCCCGGCGAGCCGCGCAGCGGCCACGCCTGCCGGCACGCTACTCGCAACCCGGCCGGACAGATACCACGCATGACCGCAGCATGGAGACGCACATGGATCCTGTCCCCTACGAAATTCGCGCCGACGACATCGACGAGGTCCTCGCCGCGTACGAGCCCGCCACCGGCTGGAGCGAGCAGGATCGGGCGGCCGTGCACAGGCACGTGATGACACACGTGACCGACCTGAATGAGATCATCCGGACCGCACCCGAGGGATCCGGCGAGGCCCGGCTCGACACACGCACATCCGCCGTCGCGGAACCCGTGGGTGCCCGGCCCGGTGATGGTTCGCCGGCACGGCGGGAGATGGCGCTGGCCGCTATCGAGGAGCTGCTGATCAGTGAGGGGCTCGTCGACGCGCGGGCGGACGAACAGCGCGTGTTTCCCATCGTGGAGGACACGCCGCGCGCCGAGTAGCCCGCGGCGATCGAATCCATCGACGCGCCACGCGCGCCGAGCAGGGCGCGCCAATCGAACCACGGATGCGACGCGCGTCGCGCGGCGTAACGCCCCGGACCGACCCGGCGACTGTCGGGTACGCGAACAAGGCGCGTACTCGCGCGACGTGGTCGCGCACACTACCACACCAGCCTGGAGGTTCTGATCGCCACCAACGCGAAGACCCGAGTCAACACCATGATCCGCATCAGTCCCGTGCGCCTGATCACCGAGGACGGTGAGCAGCACGGCATCGTGCCGCTCGACCAGGCGCAGGAGGCCGCCGAAGCCGCGGGACTCGACCTCGTCGAGGTCGCTCCCAACGCACGCCCTCCCGTCGTCCGCGTCATGGACTGGGGCAAGTTCCAGTTCGAGCAGCAGAAGCGGGCGCGCGAATCCAGGAAGAAACAGCACACCGTCGACGTGAAGGAAGTGAAGCTGCGCCCGCGCACCGACGAGCACGACCTCGAGTTCAAGCTGCGCAATGCGCGCCGCTTCCTCGCCAGGGGAATGACCGTGAAGGTGACCGTACGCTTCCGCGGGCCGGAGCTGCGTCGCCCCGAGACGGGCCAGCAGGTGCTCGACACGGTGGCCGAGGAGCTCGCCGAGGTCGCGCACGTGGAAAGCCGCTCGCGCGTGCTGGAAGGCCGCCAGCTCACGATGATGCTGGCCCCGACCGGGTGACGGCTGGCGCGGGGCGGCACCGGAGCCCGGGTGCCGCCCGGTCAGCCGACAGCGCCCGCACCGGCAGACGACGGGTTCCGAATCCCGCGCCCGGTGGCTCAGCCAACGTTGCACGACACGGGGGGTCTGACGTACGCGAGCAACGTTGCCTGTGATAATACAGGGCAACGTTGCTCGCGTGGCGGTGTCACAGGATCAAAGCAACTTTACCTGTGATTATCGAAGGTAATGTTGCTCGCGTCGCGGTGTCGCAGGACCAGAGCAACGTTGCCTGAGCGCTGCCCCGCTGCACCGCCGCCCCGCGACCCACCGACGCCGCTGCGCCGCGCATGACCCGAACCGCCCGGCCGCGATCCGCTGCGCCGCTCTCAGTTCTCGATCGTCCGTACCTCCACCCGGTTCGCATTGAACAGCGGCACGAGCACGCGGTTGCGACGTGAGTCGTAGCCGATATCGGCCGGCGACTGGAGACTGTCCGCGAACACGCTGACGTTGCCGCCCGTGTCGATGCGGTACACGCTGCTGCTCTCCCAGCTCGATACGAACAGCTCACCTGCACGGCTGCGCACGATGCCGTCGAGCTGTCCGCCCTGAAGCGTCGCGATGGTGTCGGGCGCGCTTCCGTCGAGAG encodes:
- a CDS encoding cold-shock protein; protein product: MRTRGTVKWFNDTKGFGFITPEDGSKDCFVHHSAIQGSGFRSLAEGDQVEFDLVQEAKGPKAENVSKV
- the infC gene encoding translation initiation factor IF-3, with amino-acid sequence MATNAKTRVNTMIRISPVRLITEDGEQHGIVPLDQAQEAAEAAGLDLVEVAPNARPPVVRVMDWGKFQFEQQKRARESRKKQHTVDVKEVKLRPRTDEHDLEFKLRNARRFLARGMTVKVTVRFRGPELRRPETGQQVLDTVAEELAEVAHVESRSRVLEGRQLTMMLAPTG